Below is a window of Gossypium hirsutum isolate 1008001.06 chromosome A12, Gossypium_hirsutum_v2.1, whole genome shotgun sequence DNA.
AACTAGATATTAAAAATAGCTAATTTGTCACCAAATAGCCAAATAGAAACATATAaattcctatttttattttactaaaactaaagttaaaaaaaaaaagaagaagatatttTCAAGCTTAAACAGTCCCTCAAAAACTACAACTTTTTGCTCAAAACAAATTCAAATacaataaaaatggctaaaaaaaacaatactcagaagcaaaagaaagtaaaaagaaaataccCAGATCTTCATTTTGAAAGAAAATGGCAAAGATCAAATATCTGATcgaaaaaataaagaagaaaaatgaacgatataaaaaggaaaaaaaaaaagaagaagaaaaaaaatacctAAAATCGAATGGGAACAAGGAGACAGGGCTGGGGGTGTGGTGACTTGAGGTGGTCGGTGAGGGAGAGTGGTAAAGGGCAATAATGGGaggttatattttttttcttaattgttGGAGGCTGTAACGTGctaatcttttcttttatttaaataattttaataaatatgtttttttacataaaattttttatcCACGTGGTGGACATAAAATTGTTTTCCATAACCAAACCTTTTCTAACGGTTTGATTAGCACTTTTATTTCgacctaaaataataaaagcatGCAAAACAAGGGTTTgagttttattttcattaaaCTTGCTTAAGGTAAGAGTAAGTTCACTTTtagccaaaacaaaacaaaaccaaagTCGCATTTGTTTGTGGTAGAGTAGTATTTGGAGCAAATGTTTTCGATTGGATATAACTTTGTTAGATTATATCTAAGAAGCTTTAAAAACTAAGAATGATAATATAGCAAAATATCATGGACCCTATATGTTTGTCGAAATGTCTAGCTGAAGTCTAAAATGTAACAGAACCTGCAATATCGTGTTAGTCAACATTTCTCCAATGGGGTTTCTTTTTGGCTTTCTTTTATCCTCTGCTTTATATTTGCAGGAGAGAAGGGTGACATAAATCAATCAGTTTCTTATTTGCTGCTGGGGGGACTGACAGGTTTCAGTAACTACAAGCGATGGCAGTGGCAAATTTCCCTGCACTTCAGTTTAAAACTTGCGATATTTTTCGTTCCACTCCAAAATGTTTCAAATTGCTCCCCTTACAAAAGACAAGTAAGTTTAAACAATATTCCACTTACTAACTGTTCCAACTTTTTCTTCATCTGGTTCTAATGACTTGGGACATGTCTAGTTTTTCAAttctaaattctattttttttccatatatttttaGCTCTGGGTTGAATGTAAAATCAAGTGATTTTCCACAGATCTTTTTGTTAAGACATTAGTAGTTGAAGCAAAGGCAAATACCAGAACAGAAAGCGCTAAAATTAGGAACAGAAGAATGCTAAAGAAGGTATGCTTTCTTTTCCTGTTAAGAAAATGTGCAATACAATGGCTAGGACAcatgtatgttatttttattattctttttgaaatatttatggtCGAAGTTTGTGTACGAAATTTATTTGGATATAGATATGGAATATGATCTTCCGaaaatcttcaaattttaaaaattgagccTACAAATATACACCTGAGTAACAAAGCATTCAAGGCCCAACAAAGATTGTTGAATCATTTTCTAGAGTTGGTGAAATAAATTTCATGAGTTTTTACATGTTTATGAGTCGGATGTTTTCAATGTTATTTCCAGTTTAATGGCACCCCAAGAAGACCAAGACTGTCGGTATTCTGTTcagagaagcagttgtatgctatgTTGGTCGATGACAAAAACAAGAAGTGTTTATTTTATGGAAGCACTTTGCAGAAATCTATTCGTGACGATCCCACTTGCACCACCATTGTAAGTATCATAGGGTCTTTGATAGCCTTCGAATATTTCTTGCTTGTGGAGAGAAATTTTGGGTTTAGATAACTGTCTAGGGCATATAACAATATAGAATAATGAGTTTAGAGACAAGTTGAAAATATGATACAAACACGACATATTTCATAGACACAACAGTGTAGTAAGTACAACAGGATATATATGCCTAAACATGACTAGCATAGTTGACACTACACTATACATTCATCTTTTGGATTTTGTCGCATTTAGTAATTTGTGTTGTAATTTATGCTTACACTGCTGACATGCACAGATTGCTAGGTCAACAAGAAGATATCACCCTATGTTTAAACACAATCAACATAGATAGCACTACACGTATATGTTCATATTTAGGATTTTGACTAGTTTATAATTTGTGTTTgacatgagaaaaataaaataaaatacaagctCGACAGCATACTCAGATTGTTAGGTTTCCAAGAAGATTTATCCCTATGTTTAAACATGGTTTTGACACATTTAATAATTTGTGCGTGTGTTTTTATGTTTGCATGGTTAACATGAAAAAAAAGTAACTGGTGCTTCTGTTGCGTTGGTATTTTCAGGATGCTGCTAAACGTGTTGGTGAAGAGCTTGTAAAGGCTTGTATTGATCTTAACATAAACGAAATATCATATTATGATCGCAATGGATTTGCACGCGGTGAGAGAATGCAAGCCTTTGAGATTGCAATAGCAAACTATGGTTTCTTGCCTACATAGAACTTAATCCAATTACCTTTTAAACCCTCGGTTTTTAGTATTAATTAATCAATCATGTAATTTGCCAGTGTAGGATCTGAGATAGCAATTTGCAAGATTTATCGAATGTAAAAGCCCTTTATTAGTTTGATGCATTCTTCAATTGTCTACAACTTTTGTCGTATTTTTATGACAATGTAACAATCAGATTCTGCGATGTCTTGTTTCCCAAGCATCTGCTGACATCCAACGTATTTCACTGATTTCTCATTCAAAAGTGTCTCTCTCGGGTCGAACCAATGCTCACATATGAGAGATGGCAATACCTTGATTTGGGGACGTCTATgctgaatttgttttttttttttaaattccttcGTTCCTTTCGAAGATTATACTCTTATATCTTAACAGGTACCAAACAAAGATGTCAGACACAAAtacttcaaaataataataataataataacaacatagGCGTACATGAGACTGAACTTGGGTAAAACCTGCATATTTATGTTGGCTATGGGCTTCTCTATACAAGGCACCAATCTACCATTTTCTAATCGGTCATGTTGATTACTATGTATCCCCTACAAAAATATTGCTAATTATACACCAATTTAATTACCAACCCCATCTACCTAAtatcaaaaaaaaactttaaaagaataaaagaaacaaaaacccaCCGAGACATCCTTCTCTTACTCCGAATTTTCTTGACCCATATCAATCAAACCGGCAATGACTGACTGGTTCCCTCATCTATTTCTG
It encodes the following:
- the LOC107920067 gene encoding 50S ribosomal protein L18, giving the protein MAVANFPALQFKTCDIFRSTPKCFKLLPLQKTNLFVKTLVVEAKANTRTESAKIRNRRMLKKFNGTPRRPRLSVFCSEKQLYAMLVDDKNKKCLFYGSTLQKSIRDDPTCTTIDAAKRVGEELVKACIDLNINEISYYDRNGFARGERMQAFEIAIANYGFLPT